Below is a genomic region from Chromatiaceae bacterium.
CGGCGTCGAAACCGACCACCATCGCGCGGTCGTTGGCCATCCACGACAGGCTCTGGAACAACCCGACCGCACAGCCGAAACGGCAGAACAGGTGTCGCGCCAGCAGAAATTCGATGCTCAGTGCGATGCTGGCGGCACCGATGAACAATCCCTGGCGCAGCGTCAGCTCGCCGTGCACCAGGTTGCGATACACCTCGGCGGGCGGCAGCAGATAGGTCAACAGCACAACCGCCCACAGCAGCGCAAAGCCGAACACCGCCAGCAGTGTAGGCAACCAGTACCAGGCATTCGGCACCTCGCGCGCACCGTCGGGCTGGACCTGTGGCAGCGGTCGACGCTCCCAGACACTGGGCCGGCCACTGGCGCGGCGCATCAGTCCGTTGATCATCTCGACCACCGAGAAATGCGGACACAGCCAACCGCAGTACAGGCGGCCATAACGCCAGGCGATCCACAGGAACAAGGCAGCCCCGCCAAACAGCGGCAGGAAGCCGCGCCAGAACAGGTTGAACGCGGCCCCGAGCGGGCTGCCGACGCCGCCGATGAATGCGTCGATACCAAGGGTCCAGTCCATACCCAGCAGGATTGCGTGCCCGCGGTGCAGGTCGATACGCAGGATGTCGAGCGGCGGCGCCAGTACGAACAACAGAAAAAAGCCGACCTGGAACGCCAGACGGCGACGTTGCAGACCACTGCGCCGCATGCCCGTGTTACCGCGTCACGCACGCGGTCGGCAGCGGACGGCCAACCAATGGAAAACGCCAGCACTGTCCGGACATCGCCTTCGCCAGACCGAAGGCCCCGAACATCACCAGCATCGAGTGAAACAGGGTGAAATAGATGATCACGATGACCCAGAGATGCGGTCCCTGGTAGCCGCCCAGCAGCAGGATCAGACCGTTCACGACAACCAGCAGGATACCCGCCCAGACGCTACCCGAGAGGGTCTGTGCCAGGTGGGCCGCCGCCAGCGGCGGCGTCGAGCCACGGTTGCTCCACCACAGCCATACCAGGGCGGCAAAACCGAGTCCGGGGGCCAGCAACAGGTTGACCAGGTACAGGCTCTCCGCGGCGACCGCGATGCCGACGCCCTCGGTCAGCTCAGCCGAGGCTGGCATCGATCACCTCCATCAGTGCGCCCAAGGTCTCATCGTCGTCGCTCAGTGGCTCGACCAGCGCCGCGCGACACGCCTCGCGCACGTCGAATCCACCTTTGATGAGCGTTGCCGCATACACCAGCAGGCGCGTCGAGGCGGCCTCTTCGAGATCGTGGTCTTTGAGCGCCCGCAGCGCACCGGCCAGGCGTACCAGCTGCTCGGCATGGGTGGCGTCGATGCCGCTCTCGCCGATCAGTACCTCGCGTTCGAGCGCGGGTTCGGGAAAATCGAAGCTCATCGCCAGAAAGCGTTGCCGGGTGGATGGCTTCATCCCCTTGAGCAGGTTCTGGTAGCCCGGGTTGTACGACACCACCAGCATGAACTCCGGTGGCGCACGCAGCGTCTCGCCGGTGCGTTCGAGCGGCAGGATGCGTCGGTCGTCAGTCAGGGGATGCAGCACGACCGTGGTGTCCTTGCGCGCCTCCACGACCTCGTCCAGATAGCAGATCGCCCCCTCGCGCACCGCACGGGTAAGCGGTCCATCGCACCAATAGGTACCGTGATCGCCGATCAGATGACGCCCGACCAGATCCGCCGCGGTCAGATCGTCGTGGCAGGCGACGGTGTAGAGCGGTCGCCCGAGACGGGCCGCCATGTGCTGCACGAAGCGGGTCTTGCCACAACCGGTCGGCCCCTTGATCAATACCGGCAGCTGGTTGCGCCAGGCCTGCTCGAACAACGCCATCTCGTTGCGCTGCGGTCGATAGAACGGCAGCTCGACGTCGTCCGGACTTTCCACTCTGGTTTGCATATCCACAATCCTAGCCCCGATAGCTCAATACGAAAGCCAGCGTGATCAGCGCTCCCGGAATCACCAGCCAGATCACCACGACCCAACGCCACACGCCGCGAAGGCCGCGCAGCCCCATGAACCAGTCCGCCAGCAGATGCCCCTTGAACAATGCGAACGCCAGCACCATCAGCGCCAGGCCGAGCCCACCCAGACCGGCCCGGCCTATCCCCCAGGTGATGCACGTCAGCACGACGAGGACCGCGTAGACGGCAGTGCAGGGTCGAATCAGCCGACGCGGAGAAGATCCGGTATTCATCGCATCACGTAGACCAGCGGGAACAGAATCAGCCAGACCAGGTCGACCATGTGCCAGTAGCTCGCACCGGTCTCCACCCCGGTATGCTCGTGTCGACTGTAGCCGCCGCGGCGCGCCTTCACCGCCACCGCGGCGAGAATCACCATGCCCAGGATCACATGCATGAAATGAAAAAACGTCAGCGATAGATAAAACATGTAGAAGGTGTTGGTGCTCAGATTGACACCGGCGGCGATGTGATGGGCATACTCGGCGCTCTTGACGACCAGGAACAGCCCACCCATACCAACCGCCGCCCACAACCAGCGGGCGCACAGCTTGTTGTCGCCCTCGCGTGCCGCAACCACACCACGCACCACGAAGTAGCTCGACGTCAACAGCGCCAGCGTATTGATCAGGGCGGCATCGCGGTTCAGCGTCGACTGATAGTGGTTGAACAACTCGACATGCTGCAACCGCGTGAACGCATAGGATGCGAAAAACACCGCGAAGACCAGCAATTCCGCGAGGATGAATATCCAGATGGCGAGGTCGCCGGGTGGATATCGCGTGCCGGTCGCCTCGTCGGGTGACGACAACTCACTCACCTCTTGCGGTTTGATCGGGTCTTCCGCTGAAGACATTGCCCAGGCCTTGAAAAAAAGCCAGCCTCGCGGCGTCGACTGCTCGGCTGGCATCAGGAGACGGGTGTAGAACACCACTTGAGGAACACATTTCCCACAGGGCGGGCATCTCGCGACACCCGCCCCGTGTCGGTCAGGCGGCCGCCTCGGCCCCCAGCGTTGCGGCTTCGGGCTCTTTCGCACCCACGAAGAAGCTCATGATGTACACGACCAGGCCAATCAGGAAGATCACGCCAGCCAACTCGCGCATCCAGTAGAACAGGGCGATCTTGTCCTGGACCACCATGAACGGCAACGGATCACCACTGAAGCGCTGCAGATAGACCTGCAAAATCCCGGCGGCCGTGAGGAACAGGGTGATGAACACGATCGACACTGTCATCAACCAGAACGACCACATCTCGAGCACCTGCGAACGCTCGCTGTTCGCGGCCGTTCGCCCACGCAGCATCGGCATCGCATACGAGATCATCGTCAGGACGATCATCACGTAGGCGCCATAGAACGCCATATGCCCGTGCGCCGCGGTGATCTGGGTACCGTGCGTGTAGAAGTTGACCGGCGACAGAGTGTGCAGGAAACCCCAGACGCCTGCGCCCAGAAACGCCATCACCGCAGTGCCCAGGGCCCACAGGACCGCGGCCTTGTTGGGATGATTGCGACGCCGGCGGTTCACCATATTGAACGCAAACACGGTCATCATGAAGAACGGAATCGGCTCGAGCGCGGAGAAGATCGATCCCCACCACTGCCAGTACTCGGGCGCACCGATCCAGTAGAAATGGTGACCCGTTCCGATGATGCCGGTGATCAGG
It encodes:
- a CDS encoding cytochrome c oxidase subunit 3 family protein, whose product is MSSAEDPIKPQEVSELSSPDEATGTRYPPGDLAIWIFILAELLVFAVFFASYAFTRLQHVELFNHYQSTLNRDAALINTLALLTSSYFVVRGVVAAREGDNKLCARWLWAAVGMGGLFLVVKSAEYAHHIAAGVNLSTNTFYMFYLSLTFFHFMHVILGMVILAAVAVKARRGGYSRHEHTGVETGASYWHMVDLVWLILFPLVYVMR
- a CDS encoding CbbQ/NirQ/NorQ/GpvN family protein — protein: MQTRVESPDDVELPFYRPQRNEMALFEQAWRNQLPVLIKGPTGCGKTRFVQHMAARLGRPLYTVACHDDLTAADLVGRHLIGDHGTYWCDGPLTRAVREGAICYLDEVVEARKDTTVVLHPLTDDRRILPLERTGETLRAPPEFMLVVSYNPGYQNLLKGMKPSTRQRFLAMSFDFPEPALEREVLIGESGIDATHAEQLVRLAGALRALKDHDLEEAASTRLLVYAATLIKGGFDVREACRAALVEPLSDDDETLGALMEVIDASLG
- a CDS encoding cytochrome C oxidase subunit IV family protein, producing the protein MNTGSSPRRLIRPCTAVYAVLVVLTCITWGIGRAGLGGLGLALMVLAFALFKGHLLADWFMGLRGLRGVWRWVVVIWLVIPGALITLAFVLSYRG
- a CDS encoding 4Fe-4S binding protein, producing the protein MRRSGLQRRRLAFQVGFFLLFVLAPPLDILRIDLHRGHAILLGMDWTLGIDAFIGGVGSPLGAAFNLFWRGFLPLFGGAALFLWIAWRYGRLYCGWLCPHFSVVEMINGLMRRASGRPSVWERRPLPQVQPDGAREVPNAWYWLPTLLAVFGFALLWAVVLLTYLLPPAEVYRNLVHGELTLRQGLFIGAASIALSIEFLLARHLFCRFGCAVGLFQSLSWMANDRAMVVGFDAGRATLCRECNNACDNVCPMRLKPRTIKRRMFTCTECAQCISACATVQGGDADASLLRWVDGHEALPVVTGRPASASAPRVPDGGPRHATRRIAVEER